One Cryptosporidium parvum Iowa II chromosome 1, whole genome shotgun sequence genomic window, cGGTTTAATAGTACTAGATAAAAGGTTTGAAGATTATAATATGGATAAATAATTACGTGGTGAGATATAGGTATTAGTATTTATCAAAGATGAGGAAATATTAGGAGAGTATagttattaatttgaatggAGATTTCTGtgattcttttttttattttccctttttttcttctccagataataaatatttcatttctaattttCAATGTGAAATCTCATACTTTTTAAagttatattaattttcagAATTAGTATAGTCAGAGTAATTCATAGTTTGACAATTTtaacattaataaaataaaaaatttagtTTAAGtgttaatataaattataaacAAATACAATATTACTAAAGTATCTTTAGttacttttctttttgagcTTAGTAATAAGTTACTTAGTATATTTATATGTAAATGTGTGCaagataaagaaataaagagaaagaagatAAGGGAGAATGAAATAAAGAGGAATGAGCAAAGGAGTGGAgtgaattatatttatttgttaagATAAAAATTCGGAAAAGAAATACtcatttcttttcttttttgaattaaatattttggcgggaaattGGGTCTAATATAAagtcaaataaaaatatgaCTAATAATTTGAGAAAAGGTAAAATAAGGAATGAATTAGAAGGAGTAAAAAGAGGATTAGGAATACTTTGTAAGGTAGGATAATTAGTTTTCAAAAGACGGAGTAtaagtaaatatatttatattcatacatttatatatataaatatatatggGGATTTCAAAAGCAGAGAGGCAATTACAATTTGTTCCACAGAGATATTTAAGAAGAGGAATATTTTCCTCTGTAGATTTGTCGAGTTCAATATATTCAGCTCTTCCAGAATCAGTATGTGTGGTTAAGATACCAGATGCTATTTCAAAGGAAGTTAATAGCTTGTTAAGTAGAGGAGAAAAGTTTCCATTTGGAATTCAACCAACACCGTTTGAAGACTTTCGTATTTTTGACATTTATTTACTTGGACAAGATTATGTAGGAATTTTGGTAGACCTTCCATGTAATATAGAGGTTTATAAGAGTTTAGATTGTGAGAGTATgtttaaatcaaataactTAAACCAAATGCTTTACATTTACGATGCAAATTGTTTACCAAAATGGTTTATTACTTCACAAGGGGTgaatatttcttcaatataCAAGGGACCTATGAAATCTAATATGATGTATTCAGATCAAACTTTCGTCtctttcattaaatatttaagagAATCACTTCATTGGGAATGGCCAGCTGGTTTACTTCCAGCAAGTAGAGGAGTGAGATCTAGAAAGTACAGAAATactgaattatttgatattgGAGAAGTTATTGAAGCTGAGCAGGAACTATTAGATAGAGTTTCAATGCCAAGCCAAGATATGGTAACTATTGATGTTATTTCTACAAAAGAAATGGATGAacaaattcatttattcAAGCATGAACAAAAGAATTCTCCTTTTCCTATTGCATCTGTTTTTGacaagaaaaagaaagcaaCATGTATGGGGATTATAGGAAGAGATGATGATTTAAGAAGTATGATTTCTAGATTTAAAAGGGAAGATTCTCAAAAGAAAGGAGCAAAGCAAAATACTTTAGAATTTGACGATATTCAAAGCGATATCAGTGACGTAATTTTCCGTGAAAGTTCAGATGATGAGAATAATCCagataataatttggaaATGGAACCTAATAATGTCAGAATATCTGAAGAAAATCTATCCAAGACAACAATCAGAGAAAATTCATCCAACAACAAACTAGTTATATCAAACGAATTAAGTCTCAACGAAGATTGGGATTCACATGATTCTTCCAGCGATGATTAATTTGATCTTCAAACATCATTTGTTTCAACTTTAAACTTTAAAAACCAAAgttataaaataaagaaaaaaataaataaaaattaaaaattatttattgagCGCcaaatgcatgcaaacacgtaattaacattttttttacatgCATGAGTTAAAGCAATTTACCTATATaagtataaatatatgTTTATAAAGTTGTATATATTAATTggacaattttttttaattagtAGCACCAATTGATTTGCGGTAAATTATAGCAGTGGTATTAATTAGCTGGATTTTAGAATTTGTCctattctttaatttaagGACAGAATACAgtatttcatattttcatttcttcTATTCTTTTGTCTTCTCTTTCCCCTTTTCTCCTTCACTCTATTCTGCTTGTTTATCGTTATTGTTTTCTTCATTGTCAGCAGTTGCAGTTGCAGTTACAGCTTCAGTTGCAGTTACAGTTTCAGTTGCAGTTACAGTTTCAGTTTCAGTCACAGCCACGGtctcattttcttcttctataGGATTCACAGTATTTTCTTCAACATTAGGCGGGTTTCCCACCTTTTCGATATCTAAGGAGTTTGTATTGGCTACTTCACTTTCCTGGGTCTTTTCATCAAGCTTTACTTCAGAAGAGAGTTTTGATTCCATTCTAGAGCCAAATTCTTTGCGTAGATTCATTGAAGGAGCTGGTTTGAGGTTGGATCGATGGGAAAGAGAGCCTTTTTTTTCACCTCTTTGTATAAGACTTTGGAAGAAACCCTTAAGAGAGGGATCTCCAGAGGCGCCAGGGCTATTGGCGTTTAAGTTTGATTTTGAGGGTTTAAGCCTTTGGGAAGAGCCAGATACAGATGCTGCGGAAGAAGAGATAGCTGAGGATGAAGCACCTCCTGCTGTACCTTTGATTGAAACAGAATCACTACTAATTGATTTGGATTCCTCAGAGTTTGAAGCAGCTGTTGGCGACAGAAGAACAGGAGCAGCTCCTGGTGAAGCAGCTTCAATGAGTGGAATTTGGGGTCTTATTTGTTCCAGAAACTCATTCAATGATGGGATCTTCTTATCGAAGGCTGTAGAAAGTCCATGAACTAATTCTAAAGCATCACTTGAATTGGATATTTCTGAGCtgaattttgatttttgaACCATCTCCTCGTAGATATCAGACTTGACATTAGGAATAGGACTTAGGCAAAGGCGATCAATAGGTGTTCTCGGTAAGACACACAGAATTGAGTTGTTTTTGTTAACTACATCATTAACTGtctttaaaattttccCATCCTCGTCTGTAAAAGGTGTATCGAAAAGTCTGTGAAGAATATAACTTAAAAGAAGGTCTACTCCAGAGGTTTGATGGATATCTCCAGAAGTTTGAATGCTTGTAGTGAAAAAACTGATTCCATATGAGTCTCCAAGATTCATTAGAAAGCTTAAAGCAAAAGGAATAAATGGTTGGCCAGTAGCACCATCTGTTGGAACAGAGAATCTCTGTCCAATGTCAGATTTTGATAAGACAACCCCAATTGGAATTCCCAAATTTACTTTTGGATATAGATTAGATGAAGAAGAGGTGGAGGAACTAGCAGCAGATGATGAAGCTTCAATTTCACTAAGTTTTTGAGTACGTTGTTCAATATCTTCTCCTTGAGAATCTATTGGGTCTTGTAGAGCTTTTTCTCCAGGTTCAGGTCTAGATACAGAACTTTGCTCCGCTTCTGCCACAATCTCCTCCATTCTAGtctcaaaataatgattcaCTTCTTGAATCATAATCCTCTGCAAATCTGGAGAAAGATTTGAGAGCTCTAAAGACTTTGCCCAACATTCCTGAATCTGTTGAATCCATATAACCAAATCATCATTTAAAGTCCATGGTAAAGAGGAGTCcaaaactattaaaaaCATAATGTTTGGAGACTGCATGGAAGTCAAGCCATCTCTACAATCATCATCTAAGCCACCTCCTCCTATTCCATTAGTTACTGCTAATCCAACGTCTGTTGATGATACATTCAAACTCAAATTCTCTGAAGTATTATTTCCTGTTAAACGACTATTTTGACTGTTAAATACATCCACAAGCCTCTTCACTAGCTCATCCGACATACCACAATGATCTATACTCCATACATCCAATGTTACATTTTTTGGTGTAGTATTTAGATCCTTATTCAACTCATCCTGATCAGAATCCTCGATAGAATCATCCTGTTCTAATTGGAAGAATCCTTGGCTAATTTTCATACTACAAAAATCTAAACCAATATATGGACTACTATCCACTTCAGATGATACTAACACACTCTTTATATCTTTCTCCTTTCCTTTCTCGGAAATCTTTTTGAGCTCTGAAATGAGCTCAGATTTACCGCCATTAGCCCTTCCCAATACAAATAATGTGCCATGCAAATTCTCTGCATTTTTACCTTGTAAACCATTCATAAAGCTACGCAAAATTTCCTGCCATAATCCCTGTCCATCCTGCTTTCCCGTTCCAGctccaatatattttgaacCAAACTTTGAGAATGTGGAGGAAGTCGAATGGGGCATTGACAATGAATCCCCTCTTGACCCTCTAGGCAATGGTAAAGTGCTGTTTTGCTTCCTCATATCCTATCAAAGTGACTCTCCTTGTTCAACTCTTTTTAGCCCTTCTCCTATTactatattttttttccttccCTGcaattttctattttataTTCCTTGCGCACAATTTTCTAATTCTCACAGCCTATACATTTGGATAATCTTATAATGGCTCCattttggcgggaaattCGGGATTTTTATATACGCATAATTATTGGTACCTTAattgtaaaaaaaatactgaAGATTAGATAAAATTGTGTAGtatatatttgtaatttttgtttagcaggatcaaatattgaagattaATCAATTGATGTATTAAcctatttattaaataactcAGAACATTTGTATGCAATTTATTTCAGTGTTTGTAAGAGCCCAGTTTGAAAATCCGACTTTATATTACCTAGAGCAGCCgagtaaatattttaattggGATTAATATGTCAATATGAAAACCAGAGATATTTCCAGGTTTGCAATCTTACTACTTTTTGGAGTGTTTCTCACTGTTTCCGAGGCTTCTGAAGGTCCTATAGAACCTTTGGGAAAAGATGACTTGAACAGGGAAGAATCTATTAGATACAATggaaatgataataatttaatttctaattctCAAGCTGTCATATTATCTGATGGTGATATTGAGGAAGGTTCCAGCCAAACTTCCACATCTACAGATCAAGAAGGACATTCTGAAAAGGGAGAGAAACGTAAAATTAATTCGTTATTACCAAATACAGAATATTGTACAGAAGAATTAAGTAAGCTATTAGATTTTCACTCAATTATATCTTCTTCTTGTGGAGTAGATGCTTTAAAGAAAGTTGGAGGATGGTTGCACAAACATAGGAATTCTCTTCCATATTGGCcatcaataaatatatcGCCTCCAAAAAATCGAATAACATTTTATGGTTGTGATTGGACAATTTGTGAAAGAGAAGTTGAGAATCAGATTGATCAAAAGCTTAAGAAGCTGCATTTACCAGTTAAACAAATAGGAAATACAGTTCAATCAGATGCTCGTAATTATGATAGTGCAAAAAGAGCTATAGATATTCAGATTAGAAATGGAAATATGTCAAAGTGcgaattaattaattctattgGTATTTGGTGGTGTCAAAAAGCTCTTCCTCAGTTAATTACTGATAAAGAAACAGCATACCATTCGattttcaaagaattcaaTATTCATTTTGATCAGCAATCTACAGTAAGCGGAAGCACTTCTATGGGCGATATATCAAATATGGAAGACCAACAAACCAATGTAATTGTTGAAGAAGACCAAGAGTTAAATAAGGAGGTATCAGATGTATTTACAATGGCTTCAAGCAACAATGGTAAAGTTAATAAAGATTTCTACAAATATCCAAATAGGCTAGTTTTTCTTAAAACAGCTTTAGAAGACCCTATGGAATGTTATATAATACAGCCAGAAAAAGACTATGAAGCTACTACAAATGAGCTTAGGGAAATTTTGGATAATGAAAGAAATAGACTGGAGTCAAATCTTGCTTTCGTTTTACAAATTGGAACATCAATATGGGGCTCAAATAAAGCATTTTCACCATTAGGAAAAATTACTAATTCTGTACAAAGAATTATCAGTACAATGAGAATATACACTGAAGAAATACGTAGAGACTTATTTAAGTTATTTCCACCAACAGACTCAAATTCTGAAACTGTTCCTCTTCCACCACATGAAGATCTTGTGATACTTATATCAGAGATTTGCCGTATTCAGTCAATTACAGATGCGATTTCTCTTGTTATAATTAAACTTCTCCGTAGAAATAAGATTTCAAAGAAAGCTTCAGAAGATGCGGAACACTTATTAATGAACTGGATGTTTGCAGATATGAATATAAACAAATCCCTAATTCCTGTTACAAGACCTGTCGTCACTAAAAAAAGCAGCCCATTATTTATAGAAAGAGCtaaaagaatgaaaattaACGCATCGAGGATCACCAAAtttatgaataatattgcTGACAAAGATTAGAGAATATTTACTTTGTCTTAATACTTAAGTCCTTGTATATTTTAGGTTGTTTTTATGTTTAATTAATACTCGttatattttgatattaattaactttcttctattctttattattcttcttttcccATTCTTCTTTCATATTTCCAAATCAATTCTAAATTCATAGGTCAATTTTCATTGTAATTAGTACTGAAATTGAATGTGATTCTTCCATGAACTCGAAACTAATTTCTgacaaatattgatattgcCACGTAATTCATATTTACATTTAGATTAGGCGGGAAATACcttttcaataattggTTTGCATGGCATACAAGAGAATAGAGCAGAAATAGTATAAGAGAAAAATATGGTAGAATTGGGtaataaaatgaaataaaaaaataagtaaatgaacagaaaatatgaaattcGGAAATTAAACAATAGTTAGTGTGAGCCTTAGAGTAGGTAAGTAGCctgaaaattttgaagataGTATAGTACATAAGTGTTTTACATTTACAAAATTGATAACAGTAGGTTCAAAAGGAATTTTTcataatttgaaatatctcATTAATTTACTACATATCAATGTAGTGGTAATATACATATAATAAACAGATTGGCGCCAAGCCTTAAATCACAATATTATAGTTATTCCCTTTGGAACTTAACTTGCATTACTCTgctaaatatttattaatactttaatGTTATATTGGAATAAACATAGAACTTCCAAAAAATATACCTGATTATAATTTGCTCACTCATTCAATATCAGAGCGGATCTGATTAGCGACATCTCTAACATTTTTGATAAACTTTTCATCCCTTGACAGCTTGTATTTCTTAGATTTATGTGAACAGCAGGATTGCCTCTTTGAAGAGGTACATTTCCTAAGTTTCTTTAAGTTTGATTCAATTTGCTCCTCAAGTGGAGACCAAATTCTGTTAGCAATGGATTGAGattcaattaaaatgaTTGAAAATTCATCAGATACTTTAAAGATCCAAAATGGAAGAATCTTAATTTTCTCTAATAAAGTGTTATCAATATGTCTCAATAGGAATGAAATCTTAGAAATAGTTGCAGCTTCCTTCTTACTAGGTTTAATAGCTGGGTTTTGCGAGGAAATTGGAGCTGATAAATCTTTAGAAAATTTAATCTTCTTAAATGATGGACTTTTAATAATGCCCCAAATTAGCTTTGAAAGTTCGAGTAAATTAGAGTTATGAATTTTAGATTTCTTTAGAATCATTTTCAACAGATAAATAAAATCTGATAATCTCGCATACCTTACTTCAATTTTCTTGAACTTATTGCAATATAATTCAAGCTTTTTTGCAACTTTTTTTgggaatatatttaattgagAGCTTTCAGAATGATGAAAACATCTCTGTTTAACCAGCTTCAAGGTTTTGAGAGTTGAACGTGAAGTTGAATATAAGCAATTTGCAATTTCAAAgatatctttattttttttagagTCACTAATAAGATCgactttgaaatatttacgGTTTATATATAAGCTTTCAGAAAGAGTGTAAATTGCCATTTGCACAGTAAAATCATATCCGGCCCCCTTAGGAATAGTACTTCTTGCATATTCTGATGATGAATTAagctttattaaattttccttttctGAGTTTGAAAGCTTTTTAGTGAAAAAGTTGTAAGTTTGTTCCAATTGTTGGCTGGAAATTCGGAGATTTACGGTATCTGACTTATTAAGATCTAAGTCCAAGGCAGATGCCAAGGCAAAGAAtagaatttcaaaaaataatttgaaagtCAGAATTAATCTAACCTTCAtcataaattatttttcttctgaATTAACAAAATTACCAAGGATAATGTGCGCATTTGCGCGGTAAACTTCACGTTACCGTATAAACCcattaaaataatgaaaagaataattattatagaataaagatataaagaaatgcaataattgatttcttttttttttagagtTTTcacttattattataattggTTTGGACACAATTTTAGGTAATTTTGTATGGAAAATGATTGTTTTGTGTATTTTTCATATGCAAATGAATGCatatattggaattatAGTATTGCAGTGATATTAACTTTGTTAATCACATTAGACTAAAGTGATTTAATGATTCAATATTAGATTTATGATCAGAGACATTTGGTTTCGATTCATACACTGCTTGTACTGCTTTTCTTTGATATCCTGAACTTTCACCTACAATcctaatataataaatccaACTCTGATCATTTGTGAATGAGCTTGGAAAATGCATGACCAAAAGGTTTACATTCTTAAATCTAGATACTTTCAAGGCATAGTCAACAGTTCCACAGTAATCCTCAACTA contains:
- a CDS encoding transcription factor TAF7p/TAFII55 encodes the protein MGISKAERQLQFVPQRYLRRGIFSSVDLSSSIYSALPESVCVVKIPDAISKEVNSLLSRGEKFPFGIQPTPFEDFRIFDIYLLGQDYVGILVDLPCNIEVYKSLDCESMFKSNNLNQMLYIYDANCLPKWFITSQGVNISSIYKGPMKSNMMYSDQTFVSFIKYLRESLHWEWPAGLLPASRGVRSRKYRNTELFDIGEVIEAEQELLDRVSMPSQDMVTIDVISTKEMDEQIHLFKHEQKNSPFPIASVFDKKKKATCMGIIGRDDDLRSMISRFKREDSQKKGAKQNTLEFDDIQSDISDVIFRESSDDENNPDNNLEMEPNNVRISEENLSKTTIRENSSNNKLVISNELSLNEDWDSHDSSSDD
- a CDS encoding hypothetical protein (similar to dynein light chain; transcripts identified by EST) codes for the protein MRKQNSTLPLPRGSRGDSLSMPHSTSSTFSKFGSKYIGAGTGKQDGQGLWQEILRSFMNGLQGKNAENLHGTLFVLGRANGGKSELISELKKISEKGKEKDIKSVLVSSEVDSSPYIGLDFCSMKISQGFFQLEQDDSIEDSDQDELNKDLNTTPKNVTLDVWSIDHCGMSDELVKRLVDVFNSQNSRLTGNNTSENLSLNVSSTDVGLAVTNGIGGGGLDDDCRDGLTSMQSPNIMFLIVLDSSLPWTLNDDLVIWIQQIQECWAKSLELSNLSPDLQRIMIQEVNHYFETRMEEIVAEAEQSSVSRPEPGEKALQDPIDSQGEDIEQRTQKLSEIEASSSAASSSTSSSSNLYPKVNLGIPIGVVLSKSDIGQRFSVPTDGATGQPFIPFALSFLMNLGDSYGISFFTTSIQTSGDIHQTSGVDLLLSYILHRLFDTPFTDEDGKILKTVNDVVNKNNSILCVLPRTPIDRLCLSPIPNVKSDIYEEMVQKSKFSSEISNSSDALELVHGLSTAFDKKIPSLNEFLEQIRPQIPLIEAASPGAAPVLLSPTAASNSEESKSISSDSVSIKGTAGGASSSAISSSAASVSGSSQRLKPSKSNLNANSPGASGDPSLKGFFQSLIQRGEKKGSLSHRSNLKPAPSMNLRKEFGSRMESKLSSEVKLDEKTQESEVANTNSLDIEKVGNPPNVEENTVNPIEEENETVAVTETETVTATETVTATEAVTATATADNEENNNDKQAE